The following DNA comes from Sphingopyxis sp. BSN-002.
CTTCATCTGGCTCTTCGCATTCTGACATGACCGACCTCACCCCCGACCACGCCACCCGCTTCGCGACCGCGACCCTGTCGCATCTCGGCCGCGAATATCCGTACAAGATGGACCTCGTCCTGAACGGCCCCGAGGATGCGAAGCCCCCGCGCGAGCATCACCCGATCTTCCACGGCAGCTTCGACTGGCACAGCTGCGTCCATGGCTGGTGGCAGATTCTCCGCCTCGCGCGCCTTTTTCCCGACCTGCCCGTCAGCGCCGATATCCGCGCCCGCGCCGACGCCATGCTCGTGCCCGAAAAGGTCGCCGTCGAACTCGCCTTCCTCGATCGCCCATATTCGGCCGCGTTCGAGCGACCCTATGGCTGGGCGTGGCTTCTCGCGCTCCACGCCGAAGCCGAAAAGCACGACGCCCCCTGGGCCGAGGCGCTCGAACCGCTTGCCCTCGCCTTCGCCGCGCGTTTCCATGCCTTCCTGCCGAAAATGACCTACCCCTTGCGCGTCGGCACCCATTTCAACATCGCCTTCGCGCTCCTCCTCGCGCGGCACTGGGCCGAAACCCGCGACCCCCACCTCGTCGCGCTGATCGACGCCAGTGCGCGCCGCTGGTTCGCCGAAGACCGCGACTGCCAGGCATGGGAGCCCGGCGGCGACGAATTCCTTTCCTCGGCGCTCACCGAGGCGCATCTGATGGCGGTCATCCTCGGCGACGATTTCACCGGCTGGTTCGACGCCTTCCTCCCCCGCGCCGCAGAGGAACAGCCGGCAACCCTCTTCACCCCCGCCACGGTATCCGATCGCAGCGACGGCAAGATCGCGCATCTCGACGGCCTCAATCTCAGCCGCGCATGGTGCTGGCGCAGTGTCGCCGCAGCGCTCGGGCCGGACCATCCCGTCGCCCCGGTCGCCGAAGCCGCCGCGCAGCGCCACCTCGCCGCCGCCCTCCCGCACGTCACCGGCGACTATATGGGCGAGCACTGGCTTGCGAGCTTCGCGCTGCTCGCGCTCGACGGCCTTTAGGCAGTCGTTCCGGAAAAGGGACCGGCCTCGCCGATTGACAAGCCTCCCCCACGCGGCGAGAGACGGCGGAAAGGGGAGACGGACTGCACATGAAAACGCTGCGCCCGACATCGTTCGACGTCGCCGAGCGCGCGGGCGTTTCGCAATCGACCGTCTCGCGCGCCTTGCGCAACAGCCCCGGGGTCAACGCCGAAACCCGCGCCCGCGTCTCCACCGCCGCGCGCGAACTCGGCTATGTCGTCGACCGCCACGCTTCGTCGCTCCGCCTCAAAAGCAGCGAGACGCTCGCGCTCGTCACCATCTGCCGCCCCGGCGAAGATCGCAGCGCGATCAATCCCTTCTATTTCGCGCTGCTAGGCAGCATCGCCGCCGCGACCTCGGCGCGCGGTTTCAACCTGCTCGTTTCCTTTCAGGAGAGCCCCGACAATTTCCGCGCCGATTTCGTCGCGAGCGGTCTCGCCGACGCGATGATCGTCATCGGCACGACCAGCAACCGCGCAGCATGGGATTATTTTGCCGAGGCGCAGCAATCGGGGCTCGACTTCGTCTGCTGGGGCAGCCCCGGCGATCCCTTCCACTGGATGCGCAGCGACAATGATACCGGCGGCCGCCTCGCCGCCGAACATCTCGTCGCATCGGGCCGCAAGCATATCGCCTTCGTCGGCCCCCAGCGCTCGCCGCAGCGCCAGTTCGACGAGCGCCGCGACGGCTTCACCGCCGCGCTCGCCGCGCATGGCGTCGCGCCCGTCATCGTCGAGCCCCCTGCCGCCGCCGACCGCCACGCGCAGGGCGTCGCCGCCGCCGCCGATCTGCTGGCCGCGCATCCCGAAACCGACGCGATCTTCGCCGCGTCGGACATGCTGGCGCTCGGCGTTCTGCAGGGCCTGAAGGACGCCGGCCGGCGCGTGCCCGAAGATATCGCCCTCATCGGCTTCGACGGCATCCGCGCCGGAACCCTTGCCGATCCCGCGCTCACGACGCTTGAGCCCGATCTCGATGCGGCGGGCGAGGCGATGGTCGCAATGGCGCTCGAGGACGATGACTTCACGCGAAGCGGCACCCGCATCCCCGTGCATCTCGTGACGCGCGGCACCGCCTGATCACGCGCGCCGGCGGCGCCGATATCAAACGTCTCGTCGCATTCGTCACCGTGACTTAACTTCCCCCGAAGTAACAACTCGTTATCCACACTCGGCTACCCTGGGGGCGGGGGAGAAGAGGTAGGGAGCGTTTTGCAAGGACAGCTTTTCATCTCGTTGCTCAATCCGGGCATCGGCCTGCTGTTCGCCGCCGCCTTCTTCCTGCTGTGGCTGCGCCGCCGCGAGCGCTATGTCGCCTATGCCGCCGGCGCCTATCTCGCGACCGCCTTTGCCTTCCTGATGCAGGATGTTGCGCCCGTCATGCCGATGGAGCTGCAGCGCCTGCCCGCAAACGCCGGCTTCCTCGCGACCGGGATGCTCTTCGCCGCCGCGATCATCAGACGCTATGGCTTGCCGGTCCCGTGGCGCGCAATGAGCGTCGTGACCGCCATCTCGATGGCCATCTTCACCTGGTATCTGCTCGCCGATCCCAGCATCCCCGCGCGCATCTATGCGATCAGCGTCGGCGCCGGCGCTATCGCGCTGATGGTCGTCTATGCGCTCGCGCCGATCGACAAGCCGCACCTCATCGACAAGGTACTGTTCTGGGTCGCCGCGCTGTCGGCCGCGAACCTGATCATCCGCCCCGTCGTCATCCTGACCTTCAGCGGCGGCTTCGACAATTATGTCGGGTTCCAGCAGTCGGTTTACTGGACCACCGTCCAGTTCAGCCAGGCGATGGTGTCGATCGTCGCGGCGATCAGCCTGATGGTCGCGGTCGCGATCGACATGATCGCCGAGCTCCGCCGCGAAGCCGACGACGACCAGCTTTCGGGCCTGCTCAACCGCCGCGGCTTCGAAGCGGCGGCGGGCGCAGCGCTCCGCCGCTGCCACGACGCCGGCCAGCCCGCCGCGCTGCTGATCGCCGACCTCGACCATTTCAAGCGAATCAACGACACCCACGGCCACGCGGTCGGCGACGCGATCATCGCCGCGTTCGGCGCGCATGTCCGCGCCGTCGGGCGGGATCAGGTCATCGCGGGCCGCATCGGCGGGGAGGAATTTGCGATCCTCTGCCCCGGTGCAGGGGTCGAGGCGGGACGCCAGCTCGCCGAGGCGGTACGCACCGGGCTCCGTGCCGCGTGCGCGAACCGCATTCCCGACCGGCTCTGCCCGACCGTCAGCATCGGGCTGGCCGTCGGCACCCCCGGCGAAGGCCTCTCGCGCCTGATGCACGATGCCGACCAGGCGCTTTACGACGCGAAGCGGACGGGGCGCGACTGCGTGCGCAGCTTCACCCCGAAAGTCGTTCGCCCTGCCGCGGCCGCGCTCGGCTGAGCCCGCGGCCCCGGTCCGCCACCCGCACCGCTCCCTCAGTCTAATCGCGCCGATATGGCGCAATTTATCAGCCTGTTAAGCAGTTTCGCCAACCTGTGCCTCGCCCCGGTC
Coding sequences within:
- a CDS encoding LacI family DNA-binding transcriptional regulator, translating into MKTLRPTSFDVAERAGVSQSTVSRALRNSPGVNAETRARVSTAARELGYVVDRHASSLRLKSSETLALVTICRPGEDRSAINPFYFALLGSIAAATSARGFNLLVSFQESPDNFRADFVASGLADAMIVIGTTSNRAAWDYFAEAQQSGLDFVCWGSPGDPFHWMRSDNDTGGRLAAEHLVASGRKHIAFVGPQRSPQRQFDERRDGFTAALAAHGVAPVIVEPPAAADRHAQGVAAAADLLAAHPETDAIFAASDMLALGVLQGLKDAGRRVPEDIALIGFDGIRAGTLADPALTTLEPDLDAAGEAMVAMALEDDDFTRSGTRIPVHLVTRGTA
- a CDS encoding DUF2891 domain-containing protein; translation: MTDLTPDHATRFATATLSHLGREYPYKMDLVLNGPEDAKPPREHHPIFHGSFDWHSCVHGWWQILRLARLFPDLPVSADIRARADAMLVPEKVAVELAFLDRPYSAAFERPYGWAWLLALHAEAEKHDAPWAEALEPLALAFAARFHAFLPKMTYPLRVGTHFNIAFALLLARHWAETRDPHLVALIDASARRWFAEDRDCQAWEPGGDEFLSSALTEAHLMAVILGDDFTGWFDAFLPRAAEEQPATLFTPATVSDRSDGKIAHLDGLNLSRAWCWRSVAAALGPDHPVAPVAEAAAQRHLAAALPHVTGDYMGEHWLASFALLALDGL
- a CDS encoding diguanylate cyclase, translating into MQGQLFISLLNPGIGLLFAAAFFLLWLRRRERYVAYAAGAYLATAFAFLMQDVAPVMPMELQRLPANAGFLATGMLFAAAIIRRYGLPVPWRAMSVVTAISMAIFTWYLLADPSIPARIYAISVGAGAIALMVVYALAPIDKPHLIDKVLFWVAALSAANLIIRPVVILTFSGGFDNYVGFQQSVYWTTVQFSQAMVSIVAAISLMVAVAIDMIAELRREADDDQLSGLLNRRGFEAAAGAALRRCHDAGQPAALLIADLDHFKRINDTHGHAVGDAIIAAFGAHVRAVGRDQVIAGRIGGEEFAILCPGAGVEAGRQLAEAVRTGLRAACANRIPDRLCPTVSIGLAVGTPGEGLSRLMHDADQALYDAKRTGRDCVRSFTPKVVRPAAAALG